The following proteins are encoded in a genomic region of Haloarcula marina:
- the rqcH gene encoding ribosome rescue protein RqcH: MDHKRELTSVDLAALEGELADYAGAKLDKAYLYTEDDLVRLKMRDFDRGRVEFIIEVGDVKRAHVAAAEHVPDAPGRPPDFAMMLRNRLSGADLVRVEQFEFDRIIELEFDREDGSTTIVAELFGDGNVAVLDEHGEVIDCLETVRLKSRTVAPGATYEFPSARFNPLTVDYEGFVARIRESDSDIVRTLATQLNFGGLYGEELCSRADIDYNIPVEEVTDEQLERLYDIVTEMGSRLREGNLDPRVYYESTGDGDAEDPENRQRVDVTPIPLEEYEHLYSEGFEAFNDALDDYFFNFQREDEVEGGETKRPDFEAEVSKYEHIIRQQQEAIDDFEADAEAEREKAELLYARYDLVDDVLSTVQAARADDVPWDEIESTFAEGADRGIPEAEAVVGVDGSEGTVTLEIDGTRVTVDASVGVEKNADELYQEAKRIEGKKEGALAAIEDTREDLEAVKQRREEWTADDGGADAADEEDDEGEPTDWLSEPSIPIRKNEQWYEQFRWFHTSDGYLVIGGRDADDNEELVQKYLERGDKFFHAQAHGGPVTVLKATGPSEPAKEVEFPQSSLDQAAQFAVSYSSVWKDGKFAGDVYMVDPDQVSKTPESGEYLEKGGFAIRGDRTYFEDTPVGVAVGIICEDRTEVVGGPPAAIRPQAATSITVEPGQYAQNDIAKRLYREFKDRFADETFVRKVASPDRIQEFLPPGGSRMVDE, encoded by the coding sequence ATGGACCACAAGCGGGAGCTGACGAGCGTCGACCTCGCGGCCTTGGAGGGGGAACTCGCCGACTACGCCGGGGCGAAACTCGACAAGGCGTACCTCTACACCGAGGACGACCTCGTCAGGCTGAAGATGCGGGATTTCGACCGCGGGCGGGTGGAGTTCATCATCGAGGTGGGCGACGTGAAGCGCGCCCACGTCGCCGCCGCCGAACACGTCCCCGACGCGCCGGGGCGGCCGCCGGACTTCGCGATGATGCTCCGTAACCGACTCTCCGGTGCGGACCTCGTCCGCGTCGAGCAGTTCGAGTTCGACCGTATCATCGAACTGGAGTTCGACCGCGAGGACGGCTCTACCACCATCGTCGCGGAACTGTTCGGCGACGGCAACGTGGCCGTCTTGGACGAGCACGGCGAGGTAATCGACTGTCTGGAGACGGTGCGCCTCAAATCGCGGACCGTCGCACCGGGAGCCACCTACGAATTCCCGTCGGCGCGGTTCAACCCCTTGACCGTCGACTACGAAGGGTTCGTCGCGCGCATCCGCGAGTCCGATTCGGACATCGTACGGACGCTGGCGACTCAACTCAACTTCGGGGGCCTCTACGGCGAGGAACTCTGCTCGCGGGCGGACATCGACTACAACATCCCCGTCGAAGAAGTGACCGACGAGCAGTTAGAACGACTGTACGACATCGTCACAGAGATGGGTTCCCGCCTGCGCGAAGGGAACCTCGACCCGCGGGTGTACTACGAGTCGACCGGCGACGGTGACGCGGAGGACCCGGAGAACCGCCAGCGAGTGGACGTGACCCCCATCCCCCTCGAAGAGTACGAACACCTCTACAGCGAGGGATTCGAGGCGTTCAACGACGCGCTGGACGACTACTTCTTCAACTTCCAGCGAGAGGACGAAGTCGAGGGCGGCGAGACGAAACGCCCCGACTTCGAGGCGGAGGTGTCGAAGTACGAGCACATCATCCGCCAACAGCAGGAGGCCATCGACGACTTCGAGGCCGACGCGGAGGCCGAACGCGAGAAGGCGGAACTCCTCTACGCCCGGTACGACCTCGTCGACGACGTTCTCTCGACGGTGCAGGCCGCCCGCGCCGACGACGTGCCGTGGGACGAAATCGAGTCGACGTTCGCCGAGGGCGCGGACCGTGGCATCCCCGAAGCCGAGGCCGTCGTCGGCGTCGACGGCAGTGAGGGGACGGTCACGCTCGAAATCGACGGCACGCGCGTCACCGTGGACGCGAGCGTCGGCGTCGAGAAGAACGCCGACGAACTGTATCAGGAGGCCAAGCGAATCGAGGGCAAGAAGGAGGGCGCACTCGCGGCCATCGAGGACACCCGCGAGGACCTGGAAGCCGTGAAACAGCGCCGCGAGGAGTGGACGGCCGATGACGGCGGGGCGGACGCCGCGGACGAGGAAGACGACGAGGGGGAACCGACCGACTGGCTCTCGGAGCCGTCGATTCCGATTCGGAAGAACGAGCAGTGGTACGAGCAGTTCCGGTGGTTCCACACGTCAGACGGTTACCTCGTCATCGGCGGCCGCGACGCCGACGACAACGAGGAACTGGTCCAGAAGTACCTCGAACGCGGTGACAAATTCTTCCACGCGCAGGCTCACGGCGGTCCGGTGACGGTGCTGAAAGCCACCGGCCCGAGCGAACCCGCGAAGGAAGTCGAGTTCCCGCAGTCGTCGCTGGACCAAGCCGCGCAGTTCGCCGTCTCGTACTCCTCGGTGTGGAAAGACGGGAAGTTCGCTGGCGACGTGTACATGGTCGACCCCGACCAAGTCTCGAAGACGCCCGAGAGCGGCGAGTATCTGGAGAAGGGCGGGTTCGCCATCCGCGGCGACCGAACCTACTTCGAGGACACGCCCGTCGGCGTCGCCGTCGGCATCATCTGCGAGGACCGGACGGAGGTGGTCGGCGGCCCGCCCGCGGCCATCCGCCCACAGGCGGCCACCAGTATCACGGTGGAACCGGGTCAGTACGCCCAGAACGACATCGCCAAACGCCTCTACCGGGAGTTCAAGGACCGCTTCGCCGACGAGACGTTCGTCCGTAAAGTCGCCAGTCCCGACCGGATTCAGGAGTTCCTGCCGCCGGGCGGCAGTCGGATGGTCGACGAATAG
- a CDS encoding DUF4013 domain-containing protein, producing MFQEALNYPRNSDSALKNVAIGGLLLFVSFLVVPTFLVLGYVVRALRGVLDGVEEPPEFDDWGEMLVDGLKVFAIGFVYALIPATIALVAVFATGLTGAIGGDSSGAGLAIGLIAFAALALVTVVSLVIGYVIPAAIVSWVRADRLGAAFSPSEIRPLAFSRTYATGWLVAFGISLLSAIVIGVLNVVVIGAILAPFITFYANVAGTHAIGSAVREMPLVEDGPDAPASQPAA from the coding sequence ATGTTTCAAGAAGCACTAAACTATCCACGAAACAGCGACAGCGCACTGAAGAACGTTGCCATCGGCGGATTGCTACTGTTCGTTAGCTTCCTCGTCGTCCCGACGTTCCTCGTGTTAGGGTACGTCGTCAGGGCGCTTCGGGGCGTTCTCGACGGCGTCGAAGAGCCCCCGGAGTTCGACGACTGGGGCGAGATGCTCGTCGACGGCCTGAAGGTGTTCGCCATCGGGTTCGTCTACGCGCTGATTCCGGCGACCATCGCCCTCGTGGCGGTGTTCGCGACCGGTCTGACCGGGGCTATCGGCGGCGACAGTAGCGGCGCGGGACTGGCTATCGGCCTCATCGCCTTCGCGGCGTTGGCGCTCGTGACCGTCGTCTCGCTGGTCATCGGGTACGTGATTCCCGCGGCTATCGTGTCGTGGGTCCGCGCTGACCGCCTCGGGGCGGCCTTCTCGCCCAGCGAGATTCGACCGCTGGCGTTCAGCCGCACGTACGCGACCGGGTGGCTCGTCGCCTTCGGTATCAGCCTGCTGTCGGCCATCGTCATCGGCGTGTTGAACGTGGTGGTCATCGGCGCAATCCTCGCGCCCTTCATCACGTTCTACGCGAACGTGGCCGGGACGCACGCTATCGGGTCGGCGGTTCGGGAGATGCCCCTCGTGGAGGACGGCCCCGACGCCCCCGCCAGCCAACCCGCGGCCTGA
- a CDS encoding DUF4013 domain-containing protein, which translates to MFEDALRFPWNGEQNVETLLIGGVLTLLGFLFVPVLFVYGYLVRTVREVSAGDTDAPPAFDEWGDLLVDGIVAFAISIVYAIVPALAIAVAAVSFFVPVVVVDGGGGPTGPSSGIFAVGGLLLALLVLSLAVLLSLAAAYLFPAAIAMFARTGRFGSAFSPRELRTVATDRRYAVAWLVAVGISVLAQIVGSVVAATGIGILLVPFFVFYGYVAGAYAIGVGVSDIDVPGRADEDARTGQAAV; encoded by the coding sequence ATGTTCGAAGACGCACTTAGATTTCCGTGGAACGGCGAGCAGAACGTAGAGACGCTCCTCATCGGCGGGGTGTTGACCTTACTGGGGTTCCTGTTCGTTCCGGTACTGTTCGTTTATGGCTACCTGGTCCGCACCGTCAGGGAGGTGTCGGCGGGCGACACCGACGCGCCGCCGGCGTTCGACGAGTGGGGCGATTTGCTCGTCGACGGCATCGTCGCGTTCGCCATCTCGATCGTGTACGCCATCGTTCCGGCGCTGGCAATCGCGGTGGCCGCGGTGTCGTTTTTCGTCCCCGTGGTCGTCGTCGACGGCGGCGGCGGACCCACCGGGCCGTCGTCCGGCATCTTCGCCGTCGGCGGACTCCTCCTCGCGTTGCTCGTGCTCTCGCTCGCGGTACTGCTGTCGCTCGCTGCGGCGTACCTGTTCCCGGCCGCCATCGCGATGTTCGCGCGGACCGGCCGGTTCGGGTCGGCGTTCTCGCCTCGTGAGTTGCGCACCGTCGCCACCGACCGGCGGTACGCCGTCGCGTGGCTGGTCGCCGTCGGCATCTCCGTCCTCGCCCAAATCGTCGGGAGCGTCGTCGCCGCCACGGGCATCGGGATACTGCTCGTGCCCTTCTTCGTCTTCTACGGCTACGTCGCGGGGGCGTACGCCATCGGCGTCGGCGTCTCGGACATCGACGTCCCCGGCCGTGCCGACGAGGACGCGCGGACCGGTCAGGCAGCGGTCTGA
- a CDS encoding mRNA surveillance protein pelota, with the protein MQIKSREATGEGRERVEVVPETLDDLWHLSHVVEPGDHVSGDTTRRIQRNDDNLRDKGGEREHLWLELEVTDVEFAKFANRLRVGGEIVDCSREDQLGFHHTLNVEEHTELTIEKRWKSDQEDRLAEAVEATENPDVAIVTVEEGEAHVHTVAQYGTEERASLTSTTGKGEYARPRKELFAELADVVRRQDVDAYILAGPGFTKQDALDYFREEIPDIAEQMTVVDTASVGDRGVHEVLKRGAVEDVQQQTRIAEEADLIDELMARIGEGAEVAYGPEEVAKAADYGAIETLLVLDERLRVERSGEGEWDIDVDRLIETSEQKGGDVTVFSAEFAPGQQLANLGGIAALLRYRLD; encoded by the coding sequence ATGCAGATTAAGAGCCGGGAAGCCACCGGCGAGGGTCGCGAACGCGTCGAGGTGGTCCCCGAGACGCTCGACGACCTCTGGCACCTCTCGCACGTCGTCGAACCCGGCGACCACGTCTCCGGCGATACGACGCGGCGCATCCAGCGCAACGACGATAACCTCCGGGACAAGGGCGGCGAGCGCGAACACCTGTGGCTCGAACTGGAAGTCACGGACGTGGAGTTCGCGAAGTTCGCGAACCGCCTCCGCGTCGGCGGGGAAATCGTCGACTGCTCGCGCGAGGACCAACTGGGCTTTCACCACACGCTGAACGTCGAGGAACACACCGAACTGACTATCGAGAAACGGTGGAAATCCGACCAGGAAGACCGCCTCGCCGAAGCCGTCGAGGCGACTGAGAACCCCGACGTGGCTATCGTCACCGTCGAAGAGGGCGAAGCGCACGTCCACACCGTCGCCCAGTACGGCACTGAAGAACGGGCGTCGCTCACTTCCACGACGGGGAAGGGAGAGTACGCCCGTCCCCGCAAGGAACTGTTCGCCGAACTCGCCGACGTGGTTCGGCGGCAGGACGTGGACGCGTACATCCTCGCGGGACCGGGATTCACGAAACAGGACGCGTTGGACTACTTCCGCGAGGAGATTCCCGACATCGCCGAGCAGATGACCGTCGTCGACACCGCGAGCGTCGGCGACAGGGGCGTTCACGAGGTGCTCAAGCGCGGGGCCGTCGAGGACGTGCAACAGCAGACCCGCATCGCCGAGGAGGCCGACCTCATCGACGAACTGATGGCCCGCATCGGCGAGGGGGCGGAAGTCGCCTACGGCCCCGAGGAAGTGGCGAAAGCCGCCGACTACGGCGCTATCGAGACGCTACTGGTCCTCGACGAACGCCTCCGCGTCGAGCGGTCGGGCGAGGGCGAGTGGGACATCGACGTGGACCGCCTCATCGAGACGAGCGAGCAGAAGGGCGGCGACGTGACCGTCTTCTCGGCGGAGTTCGCACCCGGGCAACAACTGGCGAACCTCGGCGGTATCGCGGCGCTCCTGCGCTACCGCCTCGACTGA